The region ATCTTTTCAAACTGTCTCCCAAAGCAattgcagcaaaaaaaaaaaaaaaaaaaaaaaaacttttttaatttttaataataaaaaaaaatttttttttaacctgaaaaaaatttttttttttgtttttttttttttttttccttcttttttattttatttttttttttttaaaaaaaaaaaaaaggaaggaaagaaaaaaaataaaaaaaagtacaatctAAAGAGGAAACTGGtatttgtgattaaaataattttatgaAAAAGTAAACTCATGTGGTGGTATGAGCTAAAACGCACAAAAAGAAGAtggaaatatgaaaataaaatgaagaaaaatagTCACCAATGGTACTCGATAATAAAGCATCTGCAAGTCAATGAAGGACCAAACCTAACATTGTGGCTGTCTAAAGCAGACCTGGGTCAAATAGTATCCGCACATTTGTTCATGTTAATTTGTTAAATGATAGGTGGGTGGGATTTCGCCCTTTGGGCCCACAAAGATAGTCAATGTAGCATAATTCTCTGGAACTGAAAACTCACTACAAACCAACTGAGTAGTCTTGATATATCAAATctcaaaaacagaaacaaatcaaaatcaatTATTTACTAATGCATTTGCACCCagatctgtttaaaaaaaaaaaaaaaaatcaactgtaTTCATAAAATGATGGTTCTGTTTTTAGGAAAACTTTGCAGAGGTTTATTATCAGAGTCTACAAAATGAAGAAATGGCCTCCGAGTGGGAACAAAACTTTTTACACAACctcaaaaacaagaaaaacaaaaataaataacaaatgttttttgttcttGACTTTTTCCGAACAGTTTCTTACTATACCCAAAATTAATAATAGCATCAAGCTGGGTGAAAAGCCAGTTACCAAACAGGCATCAAATACTTCCTGTGTTAGCAGGAAATAGCGTACCTGCATATGATTCCTTGGAGGTGCTGAGGTTGCATTTGGACTCGATTAACCCTGACTACAATCAGCCCCTTTTTACTGTACTGACAAACACCCTCCAGCTGTGCTTCTCTCTGCCTTTCTATATCTCAGCTCTGCTGTAGAGGCCAAAGCAGTCTATGCGACTGGGCCCTAAGAGAAGTGTGGAAGTGCCAGTTATGGTCTTCATTACTGCTGTCCTTAATCAATTAAATGACCATTaacactctccatctctctgcctCATTCTATCATCAGCCTCAAACTTTAACACTGCTTGCAGAGTACACGCTCACCAACTAGGAGCAGAGGCTCAAGGCTGGACCAGACAACTTACAAATCCAAtccttccatttttttttacctctttcCTCCCTTCCAGCCTAGCCTTACTGAGACTCGTCaagtctccctgtctctctccggGGAAGCTCAGGGATctcaacacatacatacacacattttatcaCAAGGGGGGAAAAAGCTCATTGAAACCACCCTGCTCTCACTACATTTGCTTGTAGTGGTTCTATGCTTTCTTAATCATTTCCTCTCCCCTGTTAtctcctcctttctctgctttagGGTGTCTTCTCTCATGGCTGTGGCAAGCAGGCTACAGCAGTTGGCTTCCTTTGATTCCAGTTTGGCCTGGTTCAGCCCACTTTGGCCCAGCTAAGGAAAGCAGGGATGTCTCGGACCGGGACGTTGCGGGTCAAAGCTTTGACACGCAGGTTACGGTCATCTGTAAGGAGTACCACTTCCCTTTGGAGCCTCACTGTCCCATCTGTGTgttggagggagggggggggggaagccaACAGTAGTAAGAGATAAACTCAGAAGACATTATTCACATCAACCtacatgtttgcatgtgtgttagGAAATATAAACACTGAATGAATAGCAGTCAATGTTACATACTTCTCTGACCAGGCATGAAATCTTTTGCCTTGTCTTTGCAGTAGTGGAGGCAGCAGGACAGAATCAAATCATCGTTGGTACCCTGGGGGAAAACAGAAAACTAAGTCactgaaaaacagtaaaaaacatTTGATGCAAGTAGTAATGTTCCATCAGCAGTCAACCCACCATTTCCCAGCAAAAGAAACAGCCTAATTCCATTTCACAATCTGAAACCAAATTACCAAAaaggtaataaaataaaacaaacattttgagCAACATTTATTTGGGCTCTCACCTGCTGTCCAGAAGTGTCTTCACTGCGGAAGGCAATAGACTCGAGCTGATTTCCTCTGCTTGTCAGGGCCCTGAGGTACGGTTCCCTGGCTTCGAATCCTTTCTCTAGGAAAGCCACTGCCAACCGGGCCTTCTCCTGCACAGCCCGCACATGGGCCGCACTAACGTTATAGTTGCCCCGACCGCCAGTGCTGCGTCCTCCTGACCCCACTCCTCCACCAAAGTTGTCCTGGCCTTTAGCCAAGCCATCTAACTCTGTAATcactgagagagagaacacacatcacaccatgagtatacataaacaaacatgtcCTGTTCCTACACTAAACGCCAGAcactttttctttattattattattatttttttttaatcgtcatcgtgatatcaactggcgcaataaacacatcgcaaaaggctgcgacatatcgcaaaAGACACTATTTTGTGTTAATTGAAAGAAAGTAGtagaaaactttaaaaaaatactttaaaatgtaactgtcactttttttagtggtgccttttatattcaattcaatgttcaatttgttcaataaaagaatgttggaaatgatttcctttcataaGTTTTAAATTCAAgcattttgttgtattttagcagaatactgaaagcagcagaactgagtacactttaatattggtttatttatcgcaagtaatattgtCATTGCGATATTCAAACTGTTATCGCATGTTTTCCTCTTATCGTGCAGCTCTAATTCTTATCATGTTTAACATCTCACATATATGGTGAAACCCTCTATGAAAATGTCATGGGTGGGGCTTTTTTGGGCCATTCAGACCTAATCAGACTAATTGAAGCCAGATGGTGTGTCAGCTGAATGCGAGCCCTACATATATCCCTTCATCAAGTGTGTTCACCATTtccctgaagaagacccagttgggtcgaaacgttgcatttgtattaaatatgggagtttaagcagtgttgcggacataacatttatttcattttaagtattttcatttgtcctgcacctgccagaaggtgggatgtgcacacgATTACTTTTATAAAACATCTCACAACACCACAATTTAATCCTTCATCCCTATTACTAGAGAGTGTAATTATCCATTCAtttatttcctcttttctttgtttctgtctTTTACTCTTACCGATGAGTGGCACAACAATGATGTATGTTCCACACTGAAGGAGTCTCTTCAACCCTCCCAAATGATCAATGAATCCATTGGTATCTGGAACCAAAAAGAGAGGCCTCACTTCCAGCTCCAACTGCCCGCCTGTCTGCAGCACCGCCTAGAACACACGTTAAATTTGATGACATTCAACTCTGCCAACTCTCAATGATTTTTGATCCTTTGATAATTCACTTCATATAAAATGTCAGACATACATATGAATGCCCATCACAATTAACTCCCAGATTTGaatacctattattattattattattaacatataCATCTTTTTTACCTGTATTTTATCCTTGCGCTTCTGTTGCTGTGCCAGTTTGTTGGTTAGGGCGTGGCGTCGCGCCTTCAGCTGTCTGATGTCATTCTCACTGTCTTCCGCCTcctcagcctcctcctcctcttctgatGCGGAGAGAGATGAATCTGCCTCGACTATGACATCATCAGCCTGCCAAACAGACACAGATAAGACACATTTTCAGCAATTTGGCTTTCTGCTACTTTCAACAGTGTCTTCTGAACTGCAATGAAGATTCAATTTACATAGTTTTTTGTAGGtaaattttttaaagaaaagagtGCAATCAGAGAAGAGGAAATATTGTTAGAGGCAAAGTAGGAAAAAGACAGTCACCTCTTTCTCTGTTAGAGAATCCTGCCTGCTCCTTGTAGCCATTGAGTGGTTAGGTGGAGAAGTAGCCACAGAGATGTATTTGCCTCCCTTGAAGGCCAATAGAGGCTCTTCCTGTCCACACAGAGCCTCCAGAAAGTACTTGAGCACCGTCACTCTCTTACAATCTGCTGCTATTGCCTATGGGAAGAGGATGGGGGTATATGTGCATGACAACAGGAAGAGGACAATAAGGAGTACATGTAAAAGCTGTCACTCTGACAGTGACAAAAGGATAATCAGTCAAATATTCAGTAATTCCACAGGAGTATAAGTATGTACCAGGGCTGCAGTGTTAAAATATAAGGGAATACACCTTTACTTTCCACTCACCATGTCAGTGTGTTGGTCTGTATAACAAGGTTCCTGTGGTGCAGCAAGAAGTGGTACAAAGCCAGCAAGCAGCCGGTCCTCCTTCAGTTGCAGCACAGTCAACTCCTCATCTCCCTCCACTTCTTCAGTGTCGACTTTGTACAGCGGCACTTCCTCATGGTCTACACGTGCCAGCACGTTACACAGGTCAGCCAGGCACTGCCAAACATCAGGGCTGCAACTTGATGGAGAAGAAATGCCACAAGTAATGGCGAGGAATACGTAGTTTAAAGAACTACTGTCTGAAGAGAGttggtgtgtgtggtttgtgtacAAGTAGCAGTAGAGGCCATGAGCAGAACCGACAATAGTATCTTAAAGCGActtaatcatttttttaaaatttaaatgtagatttaatttaatacatgaTGATATGTCAATGTTATGTTCACAACTTGTTTCCAATGCCCTCAagaggccaaaaaaaaaatctgttactGCAGGTTTAAAGTACTCACTCTATACTGCACGGTGGTGGGTTCCACTGGTCTGGTTGTCCCAACATCCAGTCAGACCAGACCTTGATAGTTGGCAGCAGTTCTCTAAGGTCCAATGGGAAGGCAGAGACCCTCACCATAccctccagctcctcctctccatctgcCATGGGGACTGGTTCTAAAAAAAGAGaagtttttaaaatacaacacttcatagtaaaacaaacaaaaacaaaataaaattcacaaaatgtTATCAGCTGTACAAATAAAGTGATGAAATGAGTTTAGAAAACTCATCCCTTTTTATGGTCAAAAACTATGTATGATTATTTTTGAAATTAGTTTTAATATCATTCTAGTGTTAGTTCTAAGTGTTAAGTTAAAACTAAATGTCTTAGGGTTTCTCCAGACATTTCCAAAGAAACTAGCCACTGTTGTTTTTCGGACAATAGTGTGGGTTAGTAGTAGAGTAGTAGATGATACAAGGAAGACAGTGCTGACTGCATGTTTAAATACACTGTTACTATTTAGCTCTATGAATAATGTCCACCAATGTGCTATGGGATCGTACTATTGTAATTCTTGTTTAACCGTTTGTGTGATCTGGATGAAAACGCCATAATACTAATGTTGACCTTAAATTCAAGTGAGTGTAGAGCCACAATTTCAATAAAGGCAATTCAATCAAATACTTTTGGAGCTTCCCGTGTTCGTACCTGCAGGAGTATCCCTGAGCAGCTCTGTGCAACGCTGCACCAGTAGTGCGAACATGCCGAGACCCAGGGCAGTGCTTTGCTCTTGTAAAACAGACCGCACTTCTCCTTCTTCACCTGATAAATGGAGACaagaatttgaaacagcacttCCTCATCACTCTTTGTATCAATGTTACCAATGACTTGTGTGCAGCCCCAGCacattctttttgttttttgtatttaagtTGGGGAAAAATAACTGCATGTGAGAAGATGAGATTAAAAGTGTGGCAAGGAACTATTATCATCTCTGCAATAGCCACTGAAGCTCTTCAAGTTGACCTGTTtttcttaaaaggtcccatagcatgaaaatttcactttatggaggttttttagctagaaatggcgataggtgtaaaccgagccctggggatcctgctctgcctttgagaaaatgaaagctcagatgggctgatctggaatcttgctccttatgaggtcataaggagcaaggttacctcccctttctctgctttgcccgcccagagaatttggcccacacatgagagagagagagacatcatggctttcaaaggagcaaagtggcagttggtcaaggccacacccccaccctcctcctcagtagcatttaaagctacagacacagaaatggcacatactaaggaaagctctttgtgggactgactctagtggctgtaattctgcaccaaggctgaatttcgggaaagagactatataaaagcatccaaagagcaccatgtcatgggacctttaaattgagTCACAATTTACACAACAAATGAAATGATATAATAATTACCTGCATCAAAATAAAATTTGTTGTTCATCAGCCATGCATTTGTAATAATTTTGCAGATAAACACAATGCTTTAAAGCTCTGAAGCAATATTTATTGTTTGATGAaaatatggtgtgtgtgtttctgtttctgcatgtgtgtgtagcatCACCTCGGCTGTGAGCATTGTGTATGGTGAACATGTTGATGGTGATGATCTGTAGCATGTGCGTGCTGCCCAGTAGGGAAGGGCCATGCTGGAGCAGAGTCTTAAACTCCTGCAGAACACGGCTTGCCACTTCAGGGAAGGATTCCATGCTGTATGGGCATGACAGACACATtcataaaaaatacagaaaaatagaCACAAAagttacacacaaaaataaataattcattcaaacTCATTGTCTATGAATTGAAGAGCTGGAATACATGAGAGATCACTCACCCTACTTTAGTGAAAAGCTTTCCATGTGCATGCAGGAAACTCAGAATGAATCTCTTATTTAGctggagaagaaagagaaggcagaaagacaaagaaaagtattactaataatttattaatttgtgcAACAGTTTTATTTAGCTACAAGCTAAGCTACTGAAGCTGAAAAGAGCAGAGAGGATAAACACACAGATGTCTCTTCCAACAGGATACACTGACGAATAGTGAAGAGAAGCAAGGTACATTGGAAAGCGACAAAACACATGTGTTAAAGAGTAAAGAACATGGTTCTTTGCACAAAAAATGGTTATGGCACAAAGCTACTTCTTGCCTTTTTGTAGGATATTTAAAAAGGTACTTAGTATAATCACTGGAATGTCAAAAACTGGTAACTTCTAAAATTTGCAGCGAACAAATGGATACATGTCCAAATATTCCATATAAACACATGAGAAAATAGCATGTTCCACTTAATAAATACATGGTTAATTATCGCgagcaaaaacaaaccaaaaaaggGCCAAATAACAAAGAAATTAAAGATGGGTTCAAGAGGGAGTTATTAGGAACCGCGATGAAAACAAAAGATTACTAAGACAGAAGTAGACTCAATAAAACAGTGTGTGAGACATCTACAGGCATTAGTATCTAATGGTTTAGGGTCAGGAGGACGCAGCACTGGCGGTCGGGGCAACTATAACGTTAGTGCGGCCCATGTGCGGGCTGTGCAGGAGAAGGCCCGGTTGGCAGTGGCTTTCCTAGAGAAAGGATTCGAAGCCAGGGAACCGTACCTCAGGGCCCTGACAAGCAGAGGAAATCAGCTCGAGTCTATTGCCTTCCGCAGTGAAGACACTTCTGGACAGCAGGTGAGAGCCCAAATAAATGTTGctcaaaatgtttgttttattaccttttttgtaatttggtttCAGGGTTCTAAAATAGTTAGAAATATGCACAGAGACCAGTGTCTTTGAGTGCATACCTATAATAAAAGGCATATGACGCGTGAGACTCGATGTGCATGGGAATATGAGAGAGAGCGAAAGAAATGGATCTTACATCACTAGCGCTGAGACTGCCCAGCTCTCCATCCTGTTCAGAGTCTCTGCTTGATTCACGACCTCCTCTCTGAGAGGATGGGGTTGCCGCTTGTCCACTGGGACGAGTCCAAATCTCCACACGTGCACCATCttcccctcttcctcttcctcttacTGCTGGGCCCCTGGAGCCCCCTTCATGCTCCTGCCTCCTCCTTCGCTCAAGCTGCTCTGTCTACAAGAACAAAGTCTGTAAACAAGAAGCACTTTCGCTGCCTAAAGTTTTTACTCCGACAAACAAAAAGGTAAATTATATGGCACAAGTTAATAGCTGAAGTTTGTGTCTGACCTTACGCTTAGCTTCCTCAAACAGGCTCATCAGGCTTTCCTTTGCAGTCAGGATGGGGTTGGAAGCTGCCAAGCTGCGCATGTAATAATACACAGCATCCAATTTCCGCTTCTGTAAGTTAGGGAGGTGGAAAGAGAGTAAGAGGAGGTATACTACAAAAGGAACCACACTGGGTGGACCATTACTCAAAATATAGTTATATTTTTCCACTATCCCAGGGACATGCCAGGAGAAATACAGTCAGTCACGAAAAAAATTAAGTTACTTAAACTACATATCACTTACTGTATAGACTGCCAGCAGGGCTAGCTGGTTATATGGTCGTCCATTTTTGGGGGCAATCTGCTGGGCTTTCAGGTACCAGCTACAGAAAAATGGAAATGTATAGTTATGAGATACCATCACAGAAACTTTCTTGAAGATTTGGCCTTTCAAAATTTCTGCTTCTACTTTAAATTATAAAGTATTCATCTAATCGGTCATATACAGCTAGGAAAGAACATAACTCTATTATGGTACAAAGTCTATAGCATCACAGGAAAAATTTGTCCAAGACTAAGAAGGTTTTTTTAAGCAGTCAGAGATTTTGAGACCTGTACAGGCATCTTCAAAAATAATCAGGACTAAATGAAAATTGGTTGTCTGGGAGAAATTAAACAAGTGTTAAAATTGCCCCACGACATCCTGACACTAGTTCAAGAGTGACCAGATCCTTACTCAGTCAAAACCAAACGTTAAATGACAATATGCATCCCGTGCTCTTGAACGTGTCTAATACATTACACAATACCTAGAGAATGCTTGAATTACAGCCTACCTGCGAGCCTTGCCATAGTTGGCCGAGTCAATGGCTTGTTCACGGTAACGTGCTATATCTCCCTGACAAATCATGCAGCGCTGAGCACTGATAAGTGCATACTTCACCTGAAAAAGATAGAAACACaagagaaaaaacattttcagagtttcaaattgcatttttattGCCCAATTTAGGTATTTACATTGGAAACATAATAGATTTTAAGATGCATTACTTGATAAATTGTTGAACAGATattaagtacacacacacacacacacacacacacacacacacacacacacacacacacacacacacacacacacacacacacacacacacacacacacacacacacacacacacacacacacacacacacacacacacacacacacacacacacacacacacacacacacacacaaaaagaagtTTGCTTTACCGTTTTGCGTAATGGCCGAGCCCTGATAGCCATGCCATCCATGTAATCCTCTAACTTAAACTGGTACACTGTCTGCAGCTTCTGAAGCAGCACATTAAAGAATAATGCCCCCTGTAAAACACAGATAGTGATCACAAAGGACAAGTGAAGTTACATATTTAATGTATGCTTTACAGGCTGTACTCATATTCATAATCCTATAAAAGTGTAAACAATTATGAATTTATTGTGGCCTGTTACCCCTCCAAGAAATTAAAGCTGTAAGATGGTTTTGGACACAAATATTTCCAAGATTCTTAAGGCAACATATAAACAAATAGGTACATTATCTAATGCAATACTAATTTTGGGTTTACTGATCCCACTGCTCACCCAAATACTAAGCAAGGTCACAATTGTATATCTAATAAAGTGCCCAAAGAGACTTTTAGCATTTGTTTTGATCTATCCTCAAGCAAGATTATGAATCCTGCAACCCCCTTGCAATAACCTCATTTTGTGAAACTTTGCCCTGTCTGAATTTCCCATACATTCCTTACCTCATCAAGCAGCGTAAGAAGCATGTTCCGGATATGAGGGGTGTTGTCATAGGTGGGGTCTTTGAGTAGCTGCCGGAAGTGCTCTATGACCTGGTAAAAGACATTCTTCCACAAAGCCTGATCCACGTTCTGTGAATCTGAGAAGTCGATGTCTGTCAGGATGACCTGCTCATATAGCCCCAAAAGGTCAGCTCTAGAAAACAGAAGGGCGTAACAGAACAGGACTGTACTGACTCAGTTCTGTTGAGGGCATCTGGCAGCCAAACAAGTAGTgcaagacaaaaacataaaacaaaccaaacacacagaaaaatgcCACTAACACACAtcttaaaaggtgccctgccacacgtatttcattactttgtggtaatgtctgaagttctaccatggactctgtaacatttttttgtggaaaaaatgccttggttaccttgtttcaagccattctagcgtggtatagaaagcctacaggaagactcagctcgatttctgccagttgtcgttaatattcaacaagctaagctgtttgaatctgattggctaacagctagccaatgagagcctggctatcagaatcctttacccagcccaactgggcgagctaatgaatagtaatgagctcaggcaatatgatgtcagactgaccagcttttgtaattggcctgatttctctgcttatttcttttcagtggctagagctgacaaaggaggtaccagttcattttcacattcacaacataaaacaaacacatatggacctaacatatttcaaaaaatgcaagtaaaaacggttttgtatggcagggcacctttaacccCAAATCCTCACCTGAGCTGGGCCATGCGATCCAGTCCATCAGCACTCACTCTGTCTCTGGACAGAAGGTTACTGAGCTGAAGCTCCTGTGCATCTGCAGCTCTCAGCAGCCTCCCCAGCTCCCCTCTGGCTTGTTGCTCCACCTCTTCAAATGTCAAACTACCtcctgcaccaggctgggaatAACCTGCTCCCCTGTAACTCCCACAGAACTGACCCACACCAGGGCCTGGGTACAGAGCATTAGGGGGAGCCATTTGGTAGGGCCCCATATGATAAGGATATGGACAGCGCTGACTGGTGGTGGTGCCGGGACTATGTGGGTTGCTCGTGGGCATGGGGTAGCAGTAGGGGTTGTCAGAGTTTTGGAATTTGTAGTAGACCATGGCAGCAACCTTCTGGGATTGAAAGTGCTCACCCTGCGGGACTGGAGGACTGCCTGCTACCTCATCGTCTGTGTCCAGAAAGTGAAGCTGTCCATATCCGGTCCCTGTCTGAAGATATATATGCTGTTGGAGAGATGAATGCTGTGAGGATTGGGTGCTGGTAAGAGCAGGTTTCTGGTCGGGGTTATTTGGATCCCAGAGTCGTCtaactcctcctcctcggcctcCTCTACTCCTGCCAGCTCCTCCTCCCCTAATTCCACCAAAAAGAAGCCTTTGCCCAACCTCAGGCGAATTAGAGATGTCTATGCGGGCTGGAAGCACCAGGATACCTCCACCCCTGCCACGAGGAACCAAACCTGGCTTGCGATGTTCTGACACACCACTATGTGACCCGATACCAGACTGTTTTTCTAGAGAAACCCTTAGGATTCCCCGACCTCCTCCTTTGTTTCCCTTTGGTCTGTTCTTTTCTTCCCTCCGCCTTTCTGCACTTAGTTCCCcacctcttctcctccttcttctgtCTTCTGCTATGTCACTCATCTCACTCCCTTCCAGTGATTCTGTAGATGATTCCCCATTGGTTGTCCAGCTTTGTAAATGACTCCTTCGTCCTTCTCCACTAGTAGCCTTCCCCTCTTTGTTATTGTGCTTTGGCTCCAAGCGTGGCCACTTGGTACTCCCCAC is a window of Perca fluviatilis chromosome 16, GENO_Pfluv_1.0, whole genome shotgun sequence DNA encoding:
- the smg6 gene encoding telomerase-binding protein EST1A, yielding MANELDRVRISAAELRAEASNSINITYCQKEEQQEHHVHKQHRKRDGKRPELQRYQTVAGHGRCHRDSEEGETGLSDLLAADSHEHDQPSQSEKKGVSEKVLERHGCTYSGADTDKRDEDRMRGDGSNTQNCRKGSHSQSKSEANQEKVFVESDREHQEPAGAAKQTRKARKPDRELYQPGSRRSIQGKDSGVGKEQDKPPPRENKQKTEPESQMSAGEREGNKKTFIQKQGGKNKEVKGTQENLKLSKSSETNRKQGSQDVEKKTLPSDASMEKITSKIEKLSVKEKGKVGCEDQAVEELSCRRWVTTDKERRGQEEGTKEEEEKVEKKREKGNRRKRGGENEKERNQDSRRGDYEAGGGGKSDLAKVEKERDRRQAEADRDNKPGKTGETHQSIGKENRRESRRGDNNNNRPRDAEKDAKTERVADGAVERGDRNKSNANITAPTSKRYSKSDIRRSRNRTCSSSSASSVTSLDGPGIGMDVGSTKWPRLEPKHNNKEGKATSGEGRRSHLQSWTTNGESSTESLEGSEMSDIAEDRRRRRRGGELSAERRREEKNRPKGNKGGGRGILRVSLEKQSGIGSHSGVSEHRKPGLVPRGRGGGILVLPARIDISNSPEVGQRLLFGGIRGGGAGRSRGGRGGGVRRLWDPNNPDQKPALTSTQSSQHSSLQQHIYLQTGTGYGQLHFLDTDDEVAGSPPVPQGEHFQSQKVAAMVYYKFQNSDNPYCYPMPTSNPHSPGTTTSQRCPYPYHMGPYQMAPPNALYPGPGVGQFCGSYRGAGYSQPGAGGSLTFEEVEQQARGELGRLLRAADAQELQLSNLLSRDRVSADGLDRMAQLRADLLGLYEQVILTDIDFSDSQNVDQALWKNVFYQVIEHFRQLLKDPTYDNTPHIRNMLLTLLDEGALFFNVLLQKLQTVYQFKLEDYMDGMAIRARPLRKTVKYALISAQRCMICQGDIARYREQAIDSANYGKARSWYLKAQQIAPKNGRPYNQLALLAVYTKRKLDAVYYYMRSLAASNPILTAKESLMSLFEEAKRKTEQLERRRRQEHEGGSRGPAVRGRGRGEDGARVEIWTRPSGQAATPSSQRGGRESSRDSEQDGELGSLSASDLNKRFILSFLHAHGKLFTKVGMESFPEVASRVLQEFKTLLQHGPSLLGSTHMLQIITINMFTIHNAHSRGEEGEVRSVLQEQSTALGLGMFALLVQRCTELLRDTPAEPVPMADGEEELEGMVRVSAFPLDLRELLPTIKVWSDWMLGQPDQWNPPPCSIDCSPDVWQCLADLCNVLARVDHEEVPLYKVDTEEVEGDEELTVLQLKEDRLLAGFVPLLAAPQEPCYTDQHTDMAIAADCKRVTVLKYFLEALCGQEEPLLAFKGGKYISVATSPPNHSMATRSRQDSLTEKEADDVIVEADSSLSASEEEEEAEEAEDSENDIRQLKARRHALTNKLAQQQKRKDKIQAVLQTGGQLELEVRPLFLVPDTNGFIDHLGGLKRLLQCGTYIIVVPLIVITELDGLAKGQDNFGGGVGSGGRSTGGRGNYNVSAAHVRAVQEKARLAVAFLEKGFEAREPYLRALTSRGNQLESIAFRSEDTSGQQGTNDDLILSCCLHYCKDKAKDFMPGQRNGTVRLQREVVLLTDDRNLRVKALTRNVPVRDIPAFLSWAKVG